The following are encoded together in the Clostridia bacterium genome:
- the nrdR gene encoding transcriptional repressor NrdR has product MRCPFCDHPDSKVLESRPTEEGAVIRRRRECPACGQRFTTYEKVQFAPLIVIKKDGRREAFDPQKILAGIVTACEKRPVPYEAIERIVAEIERELRGRLDKEVRSQEIGEMVMERLRKLDEVAYVRFASVYRQFKDIQRFKEELERLMEQP; this is encoded by the coding sequence ATGCGCTGCCCGTTTTGCGACCATCCCGACAGCAAGGTGCTCGAGTCCCGGCCCACGGAGGAAGGCGCCGTCATCCGGAGGCGGCGCGAGTGCCCGGCGTGCGGCCAGCGCTTCACGACGTACGAGAAGGTCCAGTTCGCGCCGCTGATCGTCATCAAGAAGGACGGGCGGCGCGAAGCGTTCGACCCGCAAAAGATCCTCGCCGGCATCGTGACCGCCTGCGAGAAGCGGCCGGTGCCGTACGAGGCGATCGAGCGCATCGTCGCAGAGATCGAGCGCGAGCTGCGCGGGCGGTTGGACAAGGAGGTCCGGTCGCAGGAGATCGGCGAGATGGTCATGGAGCGTCTCCGGAAGCTGGACGAAGTCGCCTACGTGCGCTTCGCCTCGGTGTACCGGCAGTTCAAGGACATCCAGCGCTTCAAGGAAGAGCTCGAACGGTTGATGGAGCAGCCCTGA
- a CDS encoding adenosylcobalamin-dependent ribonucleoside-diphosphate reductase, whose translation MPTELSWKIFIDRYTIKDQSRQFQPGELAVVQTNDDPKWPRKELGRVLKVDEAEDRVELELLTGADKGRRIVRRRRECDRPVETSLRQVAERIARGLAAVEKDARTRRKWERTFADEIAALRVVPGGRVWAGAGTGIPLTLFNCYVLPNPKDSRQGIVETLGQMIEIMSRGGGVGINVSSLRPYRAIVRGVNGRSSGAVSWMELYSLATGLVEQGGSRRGALMLQLDIRHPDWKRFIDCKKVPGKVENANISLRITDDFMAAVKEDRDWTFWFPDTTHPQYNEIWDGDFDKWEALGLPKVEYETVPARKVWQEIIQGAWESAEPGVVFSTRHEKDSNSWYYNPLICTNPCAEQPLPAWGVCTLGHVNLARMYDPDKHDVNWDQLRHSVRTLVRLLDNVVDATHYFIEENRRNQMRERRIGAGTLGLGELLIRLGLRYGSPEAVSFTDKLYRFIAVEAYKASVDLAKEKGPFPAFDAEKFLQSGFMRRMPEEVRELVRQHGIRNVTVLTQAPTGTVGTMLDTSTGIEPFYSLKFTRQSRLGVDTQYVRVAQEWLDAHPGQPLPDYFVGALDLTPEEHIAMQ comes from the coding sequence TTGCCCACGGAGCTGTCGTGGAAGATCTTCATCGACCGGTACACGATCAAGGACCAGTCGCGGCAGTTTCAACCGGGCGAGCTGGCCGTCGTACAGACGAACGATGACCCGAAGTGGCCCAGGAAGGAACTCGGGCGCGTCCTGAAGGTGGACGAGGCCGAGGACCGGGTCGAGCTGGAGCTGCTCACGGGCGCGGACAAGGGCCGGCGGATCGTCCGGCGCCGGCGCGAGTGCGACCGTCCGGTGGAGACCTCCCTGCGCCAGGTGGCGGAGCGCATCGCACGCGGGCTGGCCGCCGTGGAGAAGGATGCCAGGACACGCCGGAAGTGGGAGCGCACGTTCGCCGACGAGATCGCGGCGTTGCGCGTGGTACCGGGCGGCCGCGTGTGGGCCGGCGCGGGAACGGGCATCCCGCTCACGCTCTTCAACTGCTACGTGCTGCCCAACCCGAAGGACAGCCGCCAGGGGATCGTCGAGACGCTCGGCCAGATGATCGAGATCATGTCGCGCGGCGGCGGCGTCGGCATCAATGTGTCCAGCCTGCGTCCCTACCGGGCCATCGTCCGCGGGGTCAACGGCCGTAGCTCCGGCGCCGTCTCGTGGATGGAGCTGTACAGCCTGGCCACGGGCCTTGTGGAGCAGGGCGGCTCGCGCCGCGGCGCGTTGATGTTGCAGCTGGACATTCGCCACCCGGACTGGAAGCGGTTCATCGATTGCAAGAAGGTGCCCGGGAAGGTCGAGAACGCGAACATCAGCCTGCGCATCACGGACGACTTCATGGCCGCCGTGAAGGAGGACCGCGACTGGACCTTCTGGTTCCCGGACACGACGCACCCGCAGTACAACGAGATCTGGGACGGCGACTTCGACAAGTGGGAAGCGCTCGGCCTGCCCAAAGTCGAGTACGAGACGGTGCCGGCCCGCAAGGTGTGGCAGGAGATCATCCAGGGGGCCTGGGAGAGCGCGGAACCGGGCGTCGTCTTCTCGACGCGCCATGAGAAGGACTCGAACAGCTGGTACTACAACCCGCTGATCTGCACGAACCCGTGCGCCGAACAGCCGTTGCCGGCGTGGGGCGTCTGCACCCTCGGCCACGTGAACCTCGCGCGCATGTACGACCCGGACAAGCATGACGTGAACTGGGATCAGCTGCGTCACTCGGTGCGCACCCTGGTCCGGCTCCTGGACAACGTCGTCGACGCCACGCACTACTTCATCGAGGAGAACCGCCGCAACCAGATGCGCGAACGCCGCATCGGGGCGGGTACCCTGGGGCTCGGGGAGCTTTTGATCCGGCTCGGCCTGCGTTACGGCTCGCCGGAGGCCGTGTCGTTCACGGATAAACTCTACCGTTTCATCGCCGTGGAAGCGTACAAGGCGTCCGTCGACCTGGCCAAGGAGAAGGGGCCGTTCCCGGCGTTCGACGCGGAGAAGTTCCTCCAGTCCGGGTTCATGCGGCGCATGCCGGAAGAGGTGAGGGAGCTCGTCCGCCAGCACGGGATCCGCAACGTGACCGTTCTCACGCAGGCGCCCACCGGCACGGTGGGGACGATGCTCGACACGTCGACCGGCATCGAGCCGTTCTACTCCCTCAAATTCACGCGTCAGTCGCGCCTGGGCGTCGACACCCAATACGTGCGCGTCGCCCAGGAATGGCTGGACGCGCATCCCGGCCAGCCGCTGCCCGACTACTTCGTCGGCGCCCTGGACCTGACGCCGGAAGAGCACATCGCGATGCAG